A window of Macrotis lagotis isolate mMagLag1 chromosome 1, bilby.v1.9.chrom.fasta, whole genome shotgun sequence genomic DNA:
CATTTCTAGTTCCATAATCTTGAGATCCTATGAATTTGGAAGTCTTAATGAAAAAGTTGGATTTATGGGGCCCAGGTTATAGTTTCAACTGGGACCCTGTTAAGTTATCAGGTTTTCAGTGGCAGAAGCTGATGGTGCAGGGTTGAAGTTACCTTCCACAAATAAGGAAGAGATTTCTAGCAGCCTCAATCATTCTCCCCTGTCATCCTCCTGTGGGGGACATATCTGTGTATAGAAAGCATGACCTAGCGCCTACCTAGTTTAGAACCACTTTCAAATATTGTTTACTCACAGTCTTCCCATCCCTGTTTTATCTGAtatctgaaattcttttatcAATAATTTAGTAAGTGCTTATTAAGCCTATGGGTCAGACACTGTGCTGGCTGCTAGAAAAATTTGCAATTAGAGATAATGAGAGAGGCCTCTTTTTTCAGagattaaaagaacaaaaaaagttatGTGAATGAAGTTCACTTAAAGTGTAACCAGTCAGTCTGCAATCATATTTGATCCTATCAGCAGCTTTTCCTGTTATTAGGGAAGAGGTGGCAGAGGAATGGAAGGCAGTGGGTATCTGAAGGGGTAGGGAGGGGCTGCCATTGAATGGGGAAAAGAATGCAAAAAGGAAGAGACTAGGGACTGAGAAGATAAACCATGCAGACATAAGGACTTTGTCCCTAGGGGTAGTCCCTGTTTACTTTTGACTTGGCCAAGACAAACAAACTAAGAAATGAGGTATTTTTTGCCAAGCAACTGCCAATGCAGGCGGCTCTGCTCTGCATGATTTATgaagcagggtttttttttttttttgtgtgtgtgtgtgtgttttttaaagGAGTGACTAATCTTGTCACTACTGCAATGCCTTACTCTAGTACGGAGGTGACCTCAGCTTCCAGAAGACTCTATAAGTGGGGTGTCAATTTTGACCTATCCCATCAGACTTGAAAGCATAACCTATAAGATAAACCATAGTTCTGTCACCTGGGACCAGGGTAGCTAAGTTCTAAGAGGCTTATCACCAGAAGGTTggtgggtttttatttttttttggctaaagAATTCGTGAAAACCATCTGCTAAGATGTGAAAGGATAGCAGTTTGCCTCAGATGACAGAGTATCCATGTgaatgaaatcatatccttgaagtaTTGCCAAAAAAAGGAACCCTAAATTCAtagattaaattattaattaaatttaaaatggagTCATAAATTCATAGAACTGAAGGGACTCTTAAAAACCACTGAAAGTAAGACTTACATTTTATAGAATGACCAGAGAAGTCCATTTGCCCGAGGTCACATTGAAAGTCAGAGTTGAAACTTAAAAACCAGGCTTATTGATTTCTTATTCAGTGTTCTTCCCACCACACTAAAAAAGTTGCATTTCTAAGTGAGTTTGTTCACTGAGTCATCACTATGAAGCATGGACTAAGAATGAGTAATTGGTTGATTCCCTCAAGCTTGGGACTATCTTAACAGCATTTGGGATAGATGAGATAGATGTCAGAGGTGAGAGATTGAATTCTATGACCTAGCTGATACTGCAAGGCTTGAATCTCCTTCTAGAAATTAACTTGTGACCTAGGAGATAGTGgcttaaaatatttggaaatttaggCATTGGTGAgtgcttttcttttatcttcctgtTATATCTGTTcgtaatttgatatttttttaaaaaagtgcttaATATCTGACAAATCCAATAATATATCTCCTACTCTATGAGCAGATGATGAATCATGGAGAGACAGAATAGATAACAATATGCATTAGCAGTTTGTAATATAATTATATCTactttcaaaaaacaaatcatttgcAGTCTGAGGATCTAAATTCCCATCCTAGCCCAGCCACTTCTTACCTTTGTGAGCCTGAGCACAAATGGCTTGCTctctctcctctgtaaaatgaatttgaacAACCTGTCCTCTGAAGTCCTTCCTAGCCCTAAATCCTTAGAAGTTTAAAGTACTTTATCTAGAAACTTAAGACAAATTCACTTCCTTATCccaaaggaaacatttttttaactgTGAACAAAAAAGGGAGACTCACTTGTATTGTCTGCCAACAAATTTATGGTGTCCTTTAAGTATGCTAACACCTTCCTAATGTTTTAACCATCACTTTTACAGTGGAAAGGTGAAATCCAGGAGTTTTGTCCTAATACCAAGATGCTGCTGGTTGGCTGCAAGTCTGATCTTCGCACAGATGTTAGTACATTAGTGGAACTTTCAAATCACAGGCAAACACCAGTATCTTATGATCAGGTATGTATACTGTCCATCTGATTATGAATGTGGTTAAAAATAACTATATCTCCCTTTTTGAATGCAAAACTGCTGGTAGATGCTTCCTACTGACAGGGATCACCTCCaatcaaaataaactttctattACAAAGATTTGAAGGAGTACTGTGTGTCCTGAAGTAACTCTTGTCATCTGAACTTGTTATAAGACTCAAGGAGAGCTAAAATGACACAATGGATAGTATACCagaattgaagtcaggaagactcgagttcagatttggcttcaatattagtagctatgtgaccctgagcaagtcacttaagccttttgcctcagttttcttgtttataaaatgagttggagaagaaaaatggtaaaccatttcattctctttgcaaagaaaacaccaaatgggataaagaagagttagacatgactgggaaaaaaactgattaaGACGtgtttatcatttttgtcttttgaccTTAACATTACTCATTTTAGAAGCAAAGGATCATAGGTTTAATACTGGGAGGAATTTTAGAGGTTATTGAGTCCCAaggcctcattttatagatgaggaaataaagagtGAGAGATTTTCAGAGGTCCAGGGTTGCATAGCTAAcaagtatttgaggcaggatttgaactcagatcttattgATTTCATaactagtgctctattcactttaccaCTTAAATAACTATTTcctccaaatgggaaaaaattgctTAAAATATTGCCTAAGTAACTCCAGGTCTtggaggaaagaattttttttcccctaacaaagaaaaaaaaagtccttgtttGTAATGAATTCCTAAGTGACTTAAGTTAACCTTTTAAACTtgaatattcttatacatatatatatatatgtgtgtgtgtgtgtgtgtgtgtgtgtgtgtgtgtgtgtgtgtgtgtgtgtatgtatacacagcATAAGGCAGACGTAGAAAGAATGAATTGTAATTCAAAGATTGTATTCATTCTATGTGCTATCTGATAGTGCTTCACAACATACATAGTCCCTTGTTTTCTGTCTCCATAAGTATCTGTACTTCTCACTGGGTGAGATCTTTGTATTTAAGCTAGTATCCTCTCAGACTCAATAATACCCTTTAAGAGGGTTAATCTTGCTTTATAGTTAGTGATGAAATAAACTGGTAAAAAATCCTTTGTTATTAAACtagagttctccataaaagacTGTTTTAGAGGATCATATTCCATAGGTATTCTAACAGAGAGTGAACTAGGAGAAGCTGTTTTAACAGTTGTTTCTTTGGGAAATCCAGGTACTAAATGATTTTATCTTGAAGCATTTTGAACTTTACTTAGCATTCAACACTATAACCACTCTCTGTTCTCCTTgatctttcttttcttgaaagCAGATTGTGTATTAGATTAGCAAAGCTAGGAACATTTGAAAAGTTGGcctggatatatatacatatatatatatatatatatatatatatatatatatatatatatgtatatatgtgtgtgtgtgtgtgtgtgtgtgtgtgtgtgtgtgtgtgtgtgcttaccATCTGTACACATTGGTGAGGATGCCTACCTTTAGAAACACACTTTACATTTCAAAGCATGATGTTCAAAGAAGCTATGACCTCACATGTGTGAGGTCCCTATAGTACTATGTTCTTCCACATTGACTTTTTGCCATTAAAAAGTTGACATCAGTTCCACCTCCCACTCTGGTTGGCTTCTATCTGTTCAGTTGATTGCTGTCATTCCCATCTATTCCAACAAAGCAAAACTGGTCAGAGCAAAGGATAAGTTGAGTCTTGGGCTCTGAATCCTGGTTCTACTAAGAGCTACCATCTAGTAAGACCTCTGGCAATTTACTTGCCTACTTTGTTCAACTTTTCCTTCAACTGTATGGTTGGAAGTTTGgactaaataatttctaaagttcTCTCTAGTTCTAACAATCTATTAATCCAGGGGAAGTGATGGTCTTAGAATAGGGATCATATTTCAGTTTCCAAAGTCAAGTGGAAAACTGTTATGTGTTTGAGGGATTCAGATCACTATTCTTCTTTGATCAGGATTGTCTAGGCAGTGAGGTAATATCTCTCAATCTGTTTTACTGTGACCTGGGAGACTTGTCACTAGTTCAATAACTATTTACTCTTGCTGTTGATAATAATGGTGAATCACTTCCTTCTTGGACCTTTGTTTCTTTGAATCATCTTAGATCAAGTCCTTGATTGTTTGATTTTAGTTGTCCTAATTCATTGATGGTCCATGGGATACCCTAACACAGTGCTCAGTTAACATTGTTTGAATAATTGGATTGAATAATTGTTTGAATAATTGGCTGAAGTCCTGAGCGCAGATATTCCAATTAGAATGATACTTTTCCCTAGGATATctgacaaaaattatttaaatatattataaattatttgtgatctttctattttataggcagcaaaagagagagagaataccatGACTTTTCCCGAAAGTCTTGCTGTTGActgaaatatcttttcttttctttacaggGTGCAAATATGGCTAAACAAATCGGAGCGGCTACTTATATTGAATGTTCGGCCTTACAGTCAGAAAACAGTGTAAGAGACATTTTCCATGTTGCCACCTTGGCATGTGTaaataagacaaataaaaatgttaagcGAAACAAatcacaaagggcaacaaagcgGATTTCACATATGCCTGGCAGACCAGAACTATCCACAGTTGCTACAGACTTACGAAAGGACAAAGCAAAGAGTTGCACTGTAATGTGAATGCATTGGATTTCTATAATGAGGACAAGAAAATCCAATGAGAAAAGGTGAAGATCGAATGGAGTACGCAGCCAAAATGGTATATGATGGAGGCTTAGCGACCATTTTAAAGgatattcttcatcttttgtGGGATACTGTACTTAAGGGTTCAGCATGTAGACCAAGTGGTGGGAAGAGAAGATTTTGAAGAGCTTGAAAATGTGACTTGGAAGAtatgccaaaaaaaacaaaaaaaaaaaggagagcttCAATTGTCCTAGAAATAGATGAGGAGGGGAGTGAATACCTCCAAGAAGAAAAATCACACCCTGTCTGgtgcttgcttttttttcttaacaatcTATTCATGGCTATCTgcatttgatttaatttttaaatgttttaatctccttttaaaaatattaatacacCCTTCTCACTGGGGAACTGGCACTGTGACCTTAGAGTTTAGTTTTCCAGAGGATGTGATCTAATTTCCTCCCAGCTCAtcattaaaatggaaattatatcaAGACCCATGGGGTATCGAGAGGAAACGTTGTATGAGGCTTTGAAATGTTGCCTTCCTGAGATAACTGAACAAGATAGTCGAGAAGAAAACCTTTTGCAGTTTTTCAAGGCCTGCAGACTAGCCCAAGAGATGGAATAGACCAAGTAGAAAGAGTCTGCCAGTTATTATTCAgtcttctgtttctgttcatcAATGTGATTGTCATTTGAAAAGTGGTAATATGCTGAGTTTTCCTTTTGTGCCCTGTTTAGAAAATACATTGTAGGGTTGTGTCATCATAGATGAAACTGCAAAATTATATACAAACTTCTGTGAATTGTGGTTATGGAAGGATCCAGGGGGAAAAGAAATCTTAGGTAGTTTTAACCAGATTATGTATGGCGTGAAGGAGTGATAGCAGAAAAGCACAGATTATAAGCAAAGttctttgaatttgaatgagtACAAATTCAAGTCACCATGGTCGGTTGTTGGATTGGTACATGGATAACCTCCAAAATGGCCATATTTAATAACCCTTGAGTAttacttatttcattttcttccaataACATTCATAGGAGAAGGAGCCAGAAGTACAGTAGAGCTTTAAAGGCTCCCAAGTGGAAACTGGATATAGCATCAATTCTGTAGGACAAGCATGTACATATCTAGAGAGGGAGTGCTGAATCTGTAGTAACCCGATTCAGCCAAGTCCCTTTTTTGTGGACCTATTTCTCATGTCAGGTGAAAATAAATCAACCTCTCAAACAGTTTGCAGATGTTTTCTGGCCAGTTTCTCTTAGAGCTTCTTTCAAAGAAGAAGGATAGACTTGACCTGTTCGTTATTGGCGCTTGTTGAAAACGAGCATTCTTTCCAATGATGATACTTCATTTTTGAAGTGTTAAAGCTGTGTTCCCATTAAAATGTGGCAGGATAGGAGATTAAGGTAATTACAACACTTGGTTCTATGTCTTACAAGCACTTTGTTTTGTCTCTGCAAGAAATACCATTCCAGTCATTTCCCACAAAATACAGATGTTTTACCCACATAATATGCTTTGATTGATGCAGCATTATGCTTTGGGCAGTATTACAAAAATAGCTGGCAAGTGCTTTCTGTATTTAAATATTGTACAAAGAAAATAAGTTATAACTGTTATAAAACAGAacattcattacattttttaaatgttgaagtCACTTTGTATGTTTGTTTGGTTAATGTTCCTGCAGTATTtattaagatatcatttttttctttaaataaaaaagtaaccATGTTTTAGCTTAATTTTGTCATGTCATTTTTATACCACTTAGTAAAGATTTAGCTCTTTAGTTCTGCTAAAGGCATGTGGGTACATTAATAACTagaaatgaatatatgtatacatatattatgcaTAAAATTTTACCTAACTTCATTACCTGGCTTCCCATGCTTTGGAATTTCCTCGGCAACAACGAGTTAGGtattttcccttaaaaatgaaatataatgtaGATATATGGTAACCTTAAAGCTCAACTGAAGCATTAAATGTCTTTCTTGctcaaagaaaaagataattctgGGAATAGTtggtgacaaaaaagaaaataatcttaggATAAAGGTTCATTTATCAGAGAGGGTCAGTTAGGTTTACCTTCATAATCTGATCAGTTCCTCTTACAGCTtctttcaaaggaagaaagggtAAATTTAACCTGTTCATTATTTGTACATGTTGAAAATGAGctgtcttctttttttgcaaggaaacagggttaagtgacttgcccaaggtcacacagctaggtaattattaaggttctgaagttggatttgaatgcaggtccttctgactctagacccattgctctatccactgagacacctagctgccccccaaacaaGCATTCTTTCCAATGATGATACTTCAATTTTGAAGTCACAGACTTTTCTCCCCAAACCTAGCTGTAAATACGTGGTCTTGGGCAATGGAACCAGTGCAAGGTGGAGCTGCATTTATGTTGCAACGTCTAAAGAAATGACAACAGCATCTTTGGATATTAAAGACAGCATACTCTTTCACCAGAGTAAGGAATTGATACTCAAAAACACACTAAGTGATCTGAAAGAGTTAAGATAACTTTTAACACCAAGAAAGAATTAGGCTTCCATGGAATGATTAATTAAGAGGGTAATTTTCCAGTTGGAGAGAATGGCAGTTAGATCTTTAAGGTCCAGTGGTTTATACATGTAAAGATGATAAAGGTGATGCTATATTTTTCAAGATAATGATGATCACACTATATTCTTCTATTCCCCAAAACTATTTGGTTGCTCCATTTGAGTGAAAGACAGATTTTGGGgctttttaaatgactttaagtAGAAACCACTCAGGTACAAAGTACAGAGATTCATGAGTCATTtgattaaaataacatttctcaAGAATGCAGAGAAAAAACTGAGGAGCAAATACCAGTGGGCAAATTAAATTTATTGTCTAGGAGGTGGAAATGTTTTGAAAGAGGTTTGCAAAGTGGCCTAGAATATGTATTAAAATGTTTACAACCAGTCCTTGCTGTAGGAGGTACATAAAAGTCAAAAGGAATTCAATTAGACTTCTTCATCATACTGAGCTTTGAGTCACTGGATGGTTACAAGGCTGAATTAGCTATCATGCAGGAAAGACTTTTCCTCATATGGCActggagctaaaaaaaaaaggaaaaagctcaTCTGAGGTTCTGCTGACCTTGGCAGTGTTAGCTAGGTTGTTCGGAATGTTTTTTCTCTGATGAATTGTTCTTCTCCAACTGCTTTAATTTGTTTAACAAAAATTAGCTTTTCTTCAGCCTTAGGCATGTATGTTTTCACTTTCCCTTTCTGACTTTgcatcagcaaacatttattctGGTCATTCTGGGAAAATTCTCTTCAACTGATTaatgattatgatttttaaatgccCTTTTTAAATACCGAGAGGTTGTTTCCAAACCTAAAAATGATTTAACCACTTCTTTCCCACtctaattaatctttttttcacacctgaaatttgaaggaaacttTAAGAAAGAGCATAAGAGTAACcccaaaatttctttttgttaaaagAACAATGTAGTCAAAGAAAATCTAACCAACCTCTCTGTTAATGATCTTAaaccattctttatttttttttaaactccttcagaTACCAGCTTAGTAGTAAGCATACTAGTACTTGGCACCacctggccttggaatcaggaagacaatagtttgaatctggtctcagacatttgaccctTGCTACCTTGAGCCAGTCACTCAGCCCTAATTGCCTCATCTCTGAGATCATTGTCCTGAATCATatctagacccagatggttctctaggagaaagtgatgctggcgATTTAGCAGAGCtcctcccccactcaaatccaattcatgtgcttgtgatGGAATCACCTTCCTGACATCTTGGTCTTCTACCagtatgaaggacaaatatcaatcaACTCCATTTATAATAATAGTTTATGGGCCTGTCtgcacatatgtatgcatgtaccCAATTTAGGAGAATATATCCCAAGATAATTTTGTAATTAtaggataattttatttaatattatttaatattatttaatattagcaCAGTTGTATTGTGTCACCTCTCTATGTACTATatattgtatttgtatctctaacCTATGAGCCAGCACCACAGATTTGACTTATAGAGAGCAGACACAGTCTTTAAAGGATCCTAGATTAGGCCTGAAGAGaccctcagaggtcatctaattcaaccccctcatttttcaactgaaaaaaactgaggagaagagaggtggtgaagtggatagagtaatggctttgaatatgaattcaaatgtgaccttagatactaactagctgtataaccctgggcaagacacttaaccttgtttgcctaagtttccatat
This region includes:
- the RND3 gene encoding rho-related GTP-binding protein RhoE; this translates as MKERRASQKLNSKSMMDPNQNVKCKIVVVGDSQCGKTALLHVFAKDCFPENYVPTVFENYTASFEIDTQRIELSLWDTSGSPYYDNVRPLSYPDSDAVLICFDISRPETLDSVLKKWKGEIQEFCPNTKMLLVGCKSDLRTDVSTLVELSNHRQTPVSYDQGANMAKQIGAATYIECSALQSENSVRDIFHVATLACVNKTNKNVKRNKSQRATKRISHMPGRPELSTVATDLRKDKAKSCTVM